ATGAAGTGCGCATTTATGTGGAGGTTGGAGTCTGAAAGAAGGCAAAAGTTGCGGTTTTGTtttccatggaagtaaaaggtgATACCATCACCACCTACAAATCGTGGATCTTGGCAAACGGCTCCGGGTTGATCACAGTCTGTGCACATTAAGTATAATCATCATCAGTGAGCTGGTAACTTAATAATCTAAATGGAAGCAAATAACTGATAAAGAAATTTGGTTATGGAAGTAATATACTTACTGCACATGGGTTTGCAGGTTACACAGTCGACCACACATCCATTAGGGCACGCAGCAGGACAAACATGCTCAACATTGTAGCACTTGCTGTATTTGGGGTTTTTAGATCTGCACCTAGACCGTCTCTTTGCTAAAACCTCGGAACTAGGCGGAGTGGATGGAGTTGTTGGGGTAGGGGGTGAAGGAGTTGGCTCAGTAGGGGGTGATGGATAAACTGGAGGTGAAGGAGTTGGCTCGGTAGGGGGTGATGGATAAACTGGAGGTGAAGGAGTTGGCTCAGTAGGGGGTGATGGATAAACTGGAGGTGGAGTTGGCTCTGTAGGTGGTGAAGGGGTTGGCTCGGTAGGTGGTGAAGGTTTTGGCGTCGGTGGTGTTGGATAAACTGGAGGAGTGCCTTCTTCTGGAGGACTAGAAGATGATCCATCATCAGGACCACACACAGGTTTGCATGAAACACAATTGACATGACAACCCTGGTCACCACAAAACTTAGGGCAAACATGAGGTAAGTTGTAGCATGTCTTGTAGTTCTTGTTCTTACAAGTAGCTTGGCTAGGATTGTCGAGTCCTGGTGGATATCTAGCTGCCTCTGCCATCAACCCCATCGCCAACAACATCATAAGAGATGCAATACAAAGATGCATCATTGCACGAGCCATGGTGATGATTCCTCGCAGTTATCTCTACCTTGATTACTCTCTGGTCACTAACTATCCCTTGTTCAAGGGCTAATTAGTTTTGATGCTGTGAGTGAGTGGATTGATGATTTTTCTGTAACACCATACCTCTATTTATAATGAAATGAGTTCCTTGTTCTTGGCAGGGATTCGAATATAGTAAGCATGCCCTTTAACTGTTTAACATTTTACGGTGCACTTGGTCACATGGGCTTGGTACTTCAAAAATAGTATATACTCCTATATCACAAAGTAAACCCTTACTGTTACTGACTTGGTGTTCACGTTAACTCCCGGTTAACTCGAGCATAAGAAATACAGTAGTATTAAGGTTACTCAAAAGGATATTATAAGAAAATTATTGCATCTTAGAAGAGTTTTATGAAgattaacaaacaaacaaacaagcaAACAAAAAGTTGCACCAAACTATATTATGCAAACTACATGGAATGTTTTGTACATAACTAAGGTATTAAGATAAAACTTGTGAGCCTGTGTGCTGTTCATTCATCCCGTACTACCAAAGATGTCTATTAGTTGAAGGAAGAGGAAGAAGTATTTTTTAATACTCTAGCTGGACTTTACTTCTAACAGCGAAAAATTCCGAATGAAGCCATGCCAAGTGATTGCTAATTGTAGCAAGGGATCTCTTGACTTTTGAGTTGACTCAAACAAGTTGTATTTTTGTAAGGGATGATTCCTATATGTTTCTCCACTTGAACAAAGTCGCATCTCGCATGCATGTGACAAAATCGTAAAATGAAACATTTTGGGTGTATAAAATTAATAACTCAGAGAATATTCCTATGTTCGCACATGCATTAATTTGGTAAAACAGACTCCATCCATGGCTGTTAACTTCACTGTATTCGCGTAAACATTAGATGCGCCCGCTAACAAACAATCACTTGTGCATGCAAGCAAGGCACTTCACCATTTTAAGTCTACTGGATTGTGTTAAAATTCTTGtaaatcatgtttgtttttttCCTGACTCGTCTGGATCAGACTCGCCTGGATCTGATTGAAACCACCtcactcatctggatctgacttaatatatttattttttgagtcagatctaactcatctgactcaaaacatGAGTCGGTGGTTTGTTCTTATGAGTCAGGGATATTTTATTACCTGATTTAAACAGATCCGAATCAGGGGTTAGATCTGACTCAGATCGCGAGTCAGATATGACTCGGAAAAGAAAACAAATGGTCTGACATCTTACTCGGGCCGAGTCAGATCCAGACCCCGAGTCAGCAAAAAACAAACATGCTCTTAATTTTTAAAACTCTTGAGTGAATGAACCCATCCGACCATTTCTACGGTTTAGGAGTTGAGCTTAAAAAGTTTGTATCATTTTCAACTGGCTACTTCTTTCAATGACTATAGGGACACATCATACGATACGGACAATCCCTTCTATGCAGGAATAATAAGCTACAATACCAAAGATAATAAGCTGCgtttaagggtgcacaggaaccgagccgaaaAACCGGACCGTGCCGGAACAGGTGGAACCATACCtggttttgtaccgaaccgaggaagggggtacaggtaccggttctaaAACTGAGAACCGTCCTCtagggggtacaggtacacgaCCCTATTCATGTCCCGTACCGTCCCGTCTCGTTTGTACCGAGTAATAATGAACATTAGATTTAGGGATTTAGTCTGAATATCTGATGGTGGTATGTATATATAGAAAAATTAGGTAGGGTTTCTCATTTTCATTTTTCTCCTTCTTGTTTGCAGCTCCTATCTCTCTCTGAGTAGGAACACGAACACCAGTTATAGAGAAGAGTTTTCCTCTCTTCAAGACTTCAACTCCACGAACACCAGTTACACCACTAGTTGCACCACCTCTCATGTCTTTTAGCAGAAGCAGCAAacctgaagaagaagaaatttcccttgtaattttttttgctttttttcttctccaattttACTGATTCCTTATTGTGTTTATTGTTTACTCATTTGATTTGGATTACtgggttctttgatttttttaatttgagCTTGATTTGGTAGTATGCAATCTAGATATGTATGTTATtggaaaataaatgaaaaatcttaccttcttcaattgaatttgttattgattttgagaatattgaaattgATTGCTCTGCCTCTAATTGATCTGTAACTTTTGTGATTTCAGCAATtaagatttttcttgtttttttccctCATGATTCATGAAGGCTTGTAATCAGTTCAAGCTACTTCTTATTAGTTGTATGAACTATGAATGTATATCATTAGTGATAGTTCTACGATTTTTGGGTTTCGTTCAAATCTCCAGAATGAAATGATTTTTGGATATAATGATAAATCAATTTAGTACCTTGTTTGTCATTGGCGCAAAATCTGTCTAATGTTGCAAGTTTGTAACTCTGCTCTCATTTCTGATAAATGATTGTAATTGGTCACAAGTTTTAACTACTATGAAGAATTCCCAACTTTAtgaatgcttttaatttcatttgtTTCTTGAGTTTTAATTTCTGAACCAAGCTAATGGAGTGAGATACTGAGGTTCCTTTATGAGCATTAGTTTCTGCGCAAAGAAAGTAGTATGGCATGTTATATTATGTCCAACTATGCACACATTACCATTGATGCTTATAATTAGAGTCTGCCTATGTTATGTTACTTAGTCctttcatgttgttgttgttgtggcttGTGAATTCAAATCATGTCTGTTTGGGTATATATTGTTTGTAAGTGATCAATCATGGATGCATCAAGTCTAGCTAGGATTCAGAACATTATATGGCGCCATTTCACTAGGATAAATGTTGCAAAAGCCACTTGTCATTACTGTGGAAAGACATTTAGGGCTCACAACTGCAAAAATGGAACATCTGCATTGTGGAAGCACTTAAAGAGATGCACCAACATTCCTAATCCTATCAGAGCTAACGTAATGCTTAGAACTTAGGCTTAGTGGTTTATGTGTAATGTGTACTGCAGTGTAATGTGTATTGCACTGTTTAGTATTTACTTTGAACTTTGATGGTTTATGTGTTTAATCTTTATGAACAATTTGTAGTATTTAACTTTATATGTATGAAATTCACTTTTATTTTCAGTTCTTATTTTATTTGTGGTATTCTTTGTGGTATTGGTGGTTTTAACTTTTAATATTTGATTAGTGGCTTAGTGCATTGTGTTTGTGTATATGTACAATGTACTTCAGTCTTCAACTACTTTCTTTTTTTTCCAGTTCATAAGTGTGTTATGTATTTATGTTTATGtatatttgtgatttctcagtgatcaatcatggattcatcaagTCAAGCTTATGCAACAACTACTCCTACACCTTCTTCAGCTGCTACACCTACACCTGCTACAGATACAGTTGTTGGATCCTCTATCCAACCAACAGATGGAGCAGCAGAGccagagacaacaacaacagatgTAGAAGCTACTTCTACTCAAATGGGTGGAAAGACAACTTCTGATATTTAGAAACATTCCACTAGGAAAAATGTTCAAGAAGATGATTGTAACTACTGCAACAAGACAATAAAGGCTCATACCGGAAGGAATGGTACAAGTGGAATGTGGAAGAACTTTAACAGATGCAAGAAGAATCCTAACAAGCTAAAGGTAAAAGGACAACAAAATCTGACATTAAAACCTTCAACACTAGGTGAGCAGGATGGTCAGTTAGTCTCTACTTTCAGTCAAGAAAAATGTAAAAGGGCAGTTGTTGAGTTTATTATAATTGATGAGATGTCCTTTTAAGCAGTTGAGGGTGAAGGGTTTAGGATATTGATGCATGTCTTAGAGCATAGATTTGTTATACCAAGTGGAATGACTGTTTACAAATCTTTATTAGAAATGTGTGTAGATGAGAAAGATAAGTTGAAAAATTACTTCAAGTCAAGCAAGCAGAGGATTAGTTTGACAACAGACACATGGAATTCACCAAATAATTTCAACTACATCTGTATAACGGTTCATTTTTTTGATCAGCATTGGAAGTTAGAAAAGAGAATTCTTATGTTTTCTGAGGTTAGTGGTCACAAAGGAAATGATATTGGAGAGATGTTTGAGAAGTGCTTGTCAGATTGGGGGCTTAAAGGTGTTTTTTCTGTCGCTTTGGATAATGCTAGTGCCAACAAGATTGCAATGGATTATTTGACAACTTAGTATTGTTTCAATGACAAGGGAAAAAGAGAGAGCTAAGTACTTGCATGTAAGtatatgatttatttatttttattttctagttaGAACTTAGAATTGTgtttattagttattattttgaACAAAAATCTAATACTTGTATGAATCTACATCTTTTCAGGTAAGGTGTGCAGCTCATGTACTTGCACTTGTTGTAAAAGATGCTGTAAGGGTCTACGACAAATCAATTGCAAGAATCAGGTCAGTTGTCAAGTATATAAAGGGTTCTTCAGCTAGGTTGGCAAAGCTTAGGCAGTGTGCAAATTTAGTTGGAATGGAGTATAAGATAACACTGATATTAGATGTTAAGactagatggaacaacacattctTGATGCTAGAGGATGCAGAAGTGTATGGAAGAGCTTTCACTAGGTCAGAAAGGTATGATAGGGAATATCAAAAGTTGTTTTATTTCCTAAAAGACAGTGAGAAAGATTTACCTAATgctaatgattttgatattgatgttaatgttggtgaagaagaagcgatttttagaagaagaagaagaacttgatgtgaAAGGCAAGAAGAAggcatgaaagaagaagaagaaggcaaTAGTGAAGAAACCTGCTCCATGTCAAGAGGAATGGATCTTTGCCAGAGGCCTTGTGAAATGTTTGAACGTATTCTTTGATGCCACTGGTGCATTTTCAGCCTCAACTAAGGTAACAACACATACTTTCTTATGGCAATTAGTTCTCATTTATGAACAACTAGTTGAGTTTAAAGATAATGTAGATGAAGATCCTTTGATTGCAACTATGGCTACCAAAATGTTTAAGAAGTATAACAAATATTGGGgtgattatgcaaagatgaactcTACAACTTTTTTTTCCATGTTGTTGGatcctagagagaaagaaaaaggactGGAATTTGCTCTTGAGTGTTTGTATGGGAAGAAGTCTTCAAAGGTTGATATTTTTATGAGGAGTGTGTTCAGTTCATGAGGAGGAGTCAAGTACTTCTATGCAGGGACGCGCCAAATCAGGGTTAAGTAAATCAGGGCAGGGACAAGtcgtatgaaagagttgatgtcaaGGAGTAAGAGGCATAAGAGCAACCCAAATGATGATGTGGGCAAAACAGAGTTGGATAGATATTTCATAGACAAGTttgaagaaggtgaaggagaagatggtgatgaggagtttgacttattgggttggtggaagaccaaCAGTAACAAGTATAAGATACTTGCACATATGACTAAGGACATACTAGCCATTCCCGTGTCTTCTGTTGCCTCTGAATCTTCTTTTAGCACAGGAAAGTGAGTgttaagtccttgtagaagctctttaCCTACAaagacagttgaggcattgctttgcacacaaagctggctaaggaagccaatacaacttgatcttctatgtGACTATATACCAGATGACAATGCtgaagttgaagaaggtaacatattcTATTCATTCCAATCTTTTTCCTAGTTACTTTTTTTTAGTAATAGTTACTAACTGGCTAACttgttattactttttttttgcaGAGTTACTGGGTCCTATCAACAATAATGCCACCACCACTGCTGCCATGGAATAGATCTCCacaaccacttcaccaccactgCTATCACTTCAATTATTCTTTTCTTCAGTGTAGTGTGTAGTACTGCAGCTATTAGTTGCTAAGACAGTAACAATTAAGAGTTAAGACTATTGTGTGTGTGTCTCTGTGTGCTTCTGCTGCCTGTAGTGTACTGCAGCTTTGCTACTTGTTATTGTTtcagattttcaagactttggtACTTTGCTTTGCTAGTATTATTGTTACTTGTTAGTTGTTACTTATTTTGCTTTGAGATATTGCTTAATATATTGTTGCTCAGTAAAACAGGTACTTAAGCTGCTTAACAGACCAAAATTTGTCTGGAAAACTGGCAGGAAAATCTGTCTGGAATTCTGACAGAAAGTACCGACTGGTACCGGAACCGTGGCTGGTACCGTATTTgtcccgaatggtaccggaaccgtgcCTGGTACCGTACTTgtcccgaatggtaccggaaccgaggacaGAGGTACAGGTACTGGTCCAAAAACTAAGAACCGAGACTAcagaggtacaggtactcggcctcggctagaaccgtaccgtgtgcacccttagctGCGTTGCCATAGCTTGGGCCAAGATGCATCATTGATCATTCTGATTCTTCTGAAGCTTCAAATTCAGCTAAATGGTATAAAAATTTAGGTACAAGAAGTTTAATTGCCATGTTAATAGGATTCCAACTAATTAGTAGATATTTACATATTCACAAAATATATTTCCTGTTTTTCATCAAAGTCGTTCGATTTCGTTGTTATTTTATCAATCCATAGCACTCATCACGACTGATCATAAATATCGGTTTCGTTGTTATTTTATCAATCCATAGCGCACTTATCACGACCCATCATAAATAGAGAAACAAAACCTCGCAAGCAAAAACACTTTCAATTCTG
This DNA window, taken from Papaver somniferum cultivar HN1 chromosome 3, ASM357369v1, whole genome shotgun sequence, encodes the following:
- the LOC113361620 gene encoding uncharacterized protein LOC113361620; its protein translation is MARAMMHLCIASLMMLLAMGLMAEAARYPPGLDNPSQATCKNKNYKTCYNLPHVCPKFCGDQGCHVNCVSCKPVCGPDDGSSSSPPEEGTPPVYPTPPTPKPSPPTEPTPSPPTEPTPPPVYPSPPTEPTPSPPVYPSPPTEPTPSPPVYPSPPTEPTPSPPTPTTPSTPPSSEVLAKRRSRCRSKNPKYSKCYNVEHVCPAACPNGCVVDCVTCKPMCNCDQPGAVCQDPRFVGGDGITFYFHGKQNRNFCLLSDSNLHINAHFIGKRNQNLKRDFTWVQSIGILFGDHQIYVGARKTASWDDSVDRLGLTFDGQPIYLPESEGATWQSEVTPGVTITRSSMTNKVIVEVEGNFKITANVVPITEEESKVHNYRITKDDCFAHLDLGFKFYSLGENVNGVLGQTYANNYVSKMNMGASMSVMGGDDKFITSSVFAKDCAVARFTGSAISSSRSSSEYASLSCGSGIDGRGVICKK